The Desertibacillus haloalkaliphilus sequence GTATAAGCCATACGATGGGTTGCACCATAATTCCCTACGTGGCAATAACCTGTACTAATACCCATACGGATATGTAAGGCTGAATATCCCATTTTCTTCCATCGTTCGCGCAACAACTTCATTTGCTGACGCATAGCAATTGCCATTTCTACACAGGATTTGGCATCTTGCTCAACCCCTTGTGAATTCGGATCTCCAAAAAATATGAGAATCGCATCTCCCATAAATTTATCGACCGTCGCTTCATATTGCTT is a genomic window containing:
- a CDS encoding adenylate/guanylate cyclase domain-containing protein, which translates into the protein QLWQSIMRGEAEAKIEYKRKKMTVFFSDIQGFTELSETLIPDDLAFLLNDYLSHMTEIAKQYEATVDKFMGDAILIFFGDPNSQGVEQDAKSCVEMAIAMRQQMKLLRERWKKMGYSALHIRMGISTGYCHVGNYGATHRMAYT